The following nucleotide sequence is from Paroedura picta isolate Pp20150507F chromosome 1, Ppicta_v3.0, whole genome shotgun sequence.
CAGCAGCAGGCAGGGCAAGCTGCCAGTCTCCATCTAggtgagtcctcttggggttAGTTGGAAGGGGGGTTGTTTCATTTAGTGGGAGAAAGAGGGAGTGACACGTCACTTACAGGAGCGTGgtaaggaggcgtggccagctgataccACCTCAAGGTTACCTCAAAGCCTGCAAAAATTTTCACAAGTTATTCCACAGTTGAAACATTGAAAAAGGCTCACTTAGTCTAATGTCCAAGAAACAATTTCAtcctaaatttaaaaacaaaatttatgTAAGAGAATCATTTTTTCAAATCATCTGGAAAAATATGATCTCCAGATATACGTAAGAAATTGTCACAAAAGTTGGACCTTGTAATAACATCTATAAATATTGTTTACAGTGCAAAAGTAAGAAACACAAAACGCTGAAATCTGATTGAACACAATTTTCTTTAAAGAAGAACAGCAATTTCAAACTTAGTGACAGACATCCAAAATAGTTTTGAAGAACCCCTGAGTTGCgtttcagaaagaaaattagtATCACAAAAAGTAAGATTTTGTATAATTGTGGTACCACAGTACCACCTTGTGGAAAGAAATATAATTCTTATTTCTTATGCAGTAATATTCTTGAAAGGGAAATTATGCCGAAGCATGTGTGCATATATGAACGCATCTTTCAGGCTTGCAGTATAGGTTCATGTAATGTTGTTTTGAAAAGGCCAGACTTTCATGCTCTATATATTGTGATTGTTTATTTGTTGTCTAGCTGTGATAAATTTGTTTTTAGCAATCTGGAAGTTCATTTTGCAGCCACTAATATAGTCAATTATAACATCTCCTGATCTATCTTACCACATTGGAAAGATGCTAATGATCTAATCAGTAAACTACTATAATGTGTTCTGTCTTGTTTTAATATCTGAATGAAATTTTGTGGCAACCTCATTAGCTGAACTATAAAATTTTGATTTATTGTATAGTAGATAATGGTTACGTATTTTATCTTCAAAAATGCAAATTGCTAAATTTTGGAAAAACAAGAATACACCTGCCAGAAGTACTTGGCATAGAATTTGGGAAACTTTAATAGCTGACAAAATAGCTGTACAAATTTCAGCTGTACAAAAACTTCTCTTTCATAAATAACTGTATTGAAAAATGGCTTCAGGCTTTATCATTTGTTGATTCAAATGGAAAATCTGGCATGAGGCCTGAAAGATTAAGATTTTATGAAATAAGTGGTCTTTTACTCCTTAAAACAGCCATATAAAATTCTGGAGATTTAAGAGACAGATGATGTATTATGTATTGTATGCAATTTCATTTTTGTTACAGTTTACTTACCTGATACAAATCTTCTCGTTGTATTGCAGCATCTTGAATTGTAAGCAAGAAATGTCCTCCTGTAACAACAATTTGTTTTGAAAAAattaagagtaaaaaaaaaaattacattcccaATTCCATCCCTCAAAAAAAGCCAAGAACTAAGGTTCCCAGCAGTGGGCAATGAGCAGTGGTAAAGGGACAGGGATGTGGTAGGAACCAACAACACAACAGCATTATGTCACTTTTGAGGAAAAAACAGAAGTGATGTGATGCCCCTCTAGAAATAAACATAAACCATAGATCCCTCCCTCAGCTCAGGAACCTAGCATCCCTAACAAGAACTGAGTTCAtgggagaaaggggaagaagCACGTGTGGATGGGTTGGAATAACAAGGGGTCCTGACGAATCAATAATAGTAAGATAAATAGGGTAGTACGATAAATGCCATTTTACCAGGTGAACCAAGAGGCAGGTGATGTTAGTTTCTGCATTTATAGATTTTGGATGTTTTTCAAACCAGTGTAAGTtgggcaggtgggggaggggaatatcCATCTTGCCTCCTTTCCCTAGAAGACTTGTAAttagtaatattattattaaactatTCTCTGTCTTCATGACTTATGAATGCACAAATTATAAAAGCAGCTCTCATGTTGAGCCCTTCAAGGCCAGATTAATAATATAAATAGATTGTAATTAAAATGTTACAAATTTTGTTCTCTGCAATAAGTGTATTTTTGTTTCAAatgttgccatttaaaaaaatagaatcaaAATTAGATAGAGACCCTCTCTGCATCAGTTTTGGTCCCAAGTTCAGTGCTGTCTGGAGGCAGGTTTGTTTTCGGCTTCAGCACAGCACCCTGGTGCTTTTGCGCACATTATGGGATTTCTCCAGCTATATGAACCAAAGAGCAGAAACTTGAGTGAATACCCTATTCCTGATTTGCAAGCCAAAGtaaaatgcatattttaaaacaatagaaaaaaaacaatgGTAGTGATGGTTGGTAGCTACTGTCAGGAAAATGGGGCAGGGAAACCTGTGATATGAAAGCCTTTTTCTCTAAGCTGTATCAGCAGTCTCATTGGCACTAGGGAAATTATACAAGGCTGTCCCCATTTGGAACCCACCACAATTATGTACCACATTGTCTCACTCTCCCCTATCTTCTCACAgattagagctgccaacctcccaCTACCATTcagagtgaaaaataaaacaacttgTTGAGCCAAGGGCATGATGTTATTTCCAGGGCAAACCTAGGACTGATGTCAATTATGTCCCTAGAGGAGAAGGGACCTCTGTAGCAattgccggagggggggggattgttttacCATAACGTTTTCAGTGATACCCAGAAAGGTCTGGGAATtccaggggccatttcgcacagagctcaaagttgctatttggttgccgtttgtgaaagcgctacttcaagtagcgaaatgtaactagccgtgcccgtaacgcacagctgcggtttttgcggaatttggcactttcacttctcgccactttcgtaacccacaggcttccggttctccgtcttatcgctacaaaggaggtccctttttagcgcttctggcctcccgtgcccgtcaatcaaactgcaggcacacctttgacctcgaccctaaagccaaacttgtcggggttccctttttttttaaaaaacccaggaaaccccgtagcaacgcgttatcgtccaatcattggcgcccttggaacgtgttttctattgttttctaggaaccagatgcattgacatgtttgattggttaatccccgcccacagtacacgcccacaggttacctgcttatatgcacctgggcagacacgcggtcggcctcactcttttgtttgcgtagcctactgcccgcagcacaggtcaacgttgcaatggagaggcttatttttcaattgctggctcacatgctcgcggtggtccagcgcatgaataccgccttgtcgcgtcggacgtctgctatcgcggagtaccgagaacgggtgcccggaacgctgaccagcagcagaagacgttctgtaagggtaaccatggcggccaagaaacgctggcaagctctggcagaggtccggttccccagacagttctgggtggacgaacgatcctctgactggtgggagaattttgtgtagactcgctgggatgatgaccactggattgccaacttcaggatgtcgagggggacattttttgaactcgtggaggctctacgtggacgcatggagaggcaagtcactggcatgcggcgccccgttccagttgaaaaaagggtggctgccgcattgtggtacttggccacccctcagtacttccggacagtagcccagcaattcggactcggagtcactacggttggcgatatccttaaggagttctgcctcgccatggaggcggaattgttcagcaaagtcgtgtgcctcggagaccggctgggagcggtgagtgtcattctatcccctttgccctttaaattttttttcttgtttgacaggtcagcaacgaagacgcgatacaccccacgctgacatgcaatggcttatattcttttctttcccttattccagagtatggacgggtttgccaggcttggattcccgcattgttttgcggccgtcgatggaagccacatccctatccgtgcccccgggggaagcataaaagagtacgggaacaggaaggacttttgctctgttctcctgcaaggaacagtggacttctccggccggtttatcgatgccgaggtggggtggagtggcaggaggcatgatgcccttgttttcagggaatccaacctcaggaaagccatggacgaaggggtctttgttccaggaaaccccaccgccaccattgagggcgtgcgtgtgccggcgttggtcctcggggacggagcctacccattacgacgctggctcatgactccctacaagcggccaaggacggacgtgcagagccactacaacctcagtcactcccgggcaaggaatgtagtggagcgtgcctttggacgtttgaagtcacggttccgttgtttaatgtcacgactccatgtacatattgacaatgtgactccgctgataatcgcatgtgtgattttgcacaacatatgcgaggacaagggacataacatccccttccctgaggacgaacctgaacctgtagtccttcaggatacacaggacatccctgaagcaaggagaaaaaggatatatgctgaggggtgcaaggttcgggacgccatagccacccacatctacagaaacaggaggcgtgtttaattgtttttcctactctgttgttgaataaagttttgtgttctttgtttaaccttgtcttgtgcggtttgtgtactttgccagcaaaaaaacggggattctctggtccaaaagcactttgacagccctaaatgctaactccccactgaaattgacaaacacaatacggaagcgctgaatggggaaagttcggggaggcgggtagccaggaagtattggcgacccctgtcaaaccggaggatcaatccactcatgttccaaggaataattttattggtgggcagctttgatacatttaaaaaacggggtggtcgatcggagcaacgcacgttcgttccctaaccgtcattccgaagatgccgaagccacggaagggctccttctggcagcgcgccgaggctgaggcacttctggagcttgtgctccaatcgaaaagtgttggccgccttatggccagcacccactgccacaccaagggtgcttacctggtgttggcttcaaagctgagggagaggggctacgtccggacctgggagcaggtccggacaaaattcaagcgacttaagctggacttcctaaacagtctggaacagtggggggggatcccgcagccaagtgggaggacggtcttccacgaccagatggttaaaatatgggagaaggctgggaagccccccctggacatgaggaggcatatgggtgagtgctgccctcgttgtgttttgcccttaaacatgcatggaatgactagctgcctctttcccctactgtccccaatgaaattcgagaaagtatttagatgctgtcaaccccctcagacttagccagccagtactgtagaaccactttggttatgcgcttagactctaactgtggtgtgtccaccagctgtgtttcatctctgttttgtgtgcttttaattatgatttgtctttttctttgcccagccacacaatcaccatccaagctggcaacagcacctgagcgtgaggagggggaggaagagggaccttccacctcgggacaggctgcaggtgagagttttatgtctgtgagggagacccatgtgtgtgtacccccatggagccatatgggagcctgatgtgatgcttccttttggagtgtgatcaaattctttgtttgatttctatagctgaaactgtggaggcaaggctgcgtgccatggaggccagagttacttccctggaggctcaagtggcagagctgaaaggggagattgagcagcaaaggcaacagagggaggcggaagaacgtaggttatgttccccactgcccaactcttctcacactgtggctaaggccacttaaaagtgtatgcatgtaaactaaagaaatttgaaaatatgtgtggcactaatgtgtactttttctccctccccacacagttaagaagaaggaggatgaggacctcttccgccgcaaagtccgggggtccgtgggaaggttgagcaggagagtgagggagatggaaggggctgggcaggggagcagtgggacctgagttttgtttcctgtttgtgttttggggtaggggttgggggggggctccaagtttcattccctaatgtttttcccctgttaaatgtatacttttgttaaaaaaaataggttttccaggggggtggggggtggtggtgctggtggggctccaagtttcattccctaatgtttttcccctgttaaaatgttttttaaaataaaatgttattgcaaattttataacaagattccagtgtgacttcttaaactcgcacatatttaaccccacaccacactcctaaaactccttgaactaacacccctccaacctccaacccacacagcagtaccacaatatagacaatcactagagaggccgctttcggccttgcagattctacagtagggtacacagagacagagtcaaaaatataaactttattcaacaaacaacaaaacacagataacatgaaatagaaaaagtgggcaaaactaggagggggagtacttgtctgctggttttatttttctctttccgagaatagtcctccttcttgtttgggtggaggcattctgagagggagtcggtggggtgggtgctggaagtggtggtgttggtgtgggtggtggtgggggggggccgatttgtggagggtaggccctttccatgaccactacagccctctccatgagtctccttatcagtcgcacctcctccacgccttcgcgtaggatttggtttgtctctctaaggactgccctcaattttctcccctcctgggcaatgagtgtgagcatggcttggtcagtggccgcggcacgccgtgactcctcatagcagtgctcaaggagcctctctcccacgcttgtcaagacggagacgcgcctcagcctgccgcgttccctcgtaagcctctcctctgctgggagcgcacctctaggtggtgggctgcctggagccaggggtggttcctcctcctcatctgaaagaacctctgttggcaaaaaatgagaaacaaaactgttagtaacatcaataaagtcaaaacacaccatggtggacatggtgttcttttttgtccccgtgttttcctgccaagaatttaaacaatccccggcgagcacatggctattgtttgtttgcccatggtgtgcttttacttttgcctactttcacagcaggactctcaacaattaaaagggagcacatggttagtgcctagcgacattgtcccgcagctatggctcgaaaggaacaggtcatgcacgctcaccatcttgaatctgtatccgcctgcgccgggcaggaggtccaagcaccccaggctgttcctcctcctgtgttccgggtatgaaatctgcaaaaaaaggaaaaaaaacagatctaggaccaaagggtggcaaagccagcttcaaagcctacaccagcaacgcagagggactctcttctttctcttagcagtgctgctgccctgcacaaacagaaaagcacaaagcagttaaaacagccccccccctatttttactaatacttaccaatgttagttgatgcccccgaatcactatccacgtcaggtgctgctggagactctaggggccccgtccctggcaactgtgtctctgtggacaagagcagaaaatagtgaaaaatgagcaagcatacaccatgaaccacaaagcaagctcccaaagtagtgagccaaagtactgcagaaggcctatgggcgaggcatgcagcaaatattttggggctgttggttaaacattaccgtttcaaatactaaccacatcaagcactccacagccaaccatcttattaaatcttttaaaaattaaaattaaattataaaattaaaaccgtttcaaatagtaaccacagcaagcactccacagcctaccatcttttaaaatcttttaaaaattaaaattaaattataaaattaaaaccgtttcaaatagtaaccacagcaagcactccacagcctaccatcttatgcgttgcaacgaacacacgagaaaacgatgcccaaac
It contains:
- the LOC143838214 gene encoding uncharacterized protein LOC143838214 translates to MDMGSWWPASNPKIFAACLAHRPSAVLWLTTLGACFVVHGVCLLIFHYFLLLSTETQLPGTGPLESPAAPDVDSDSGASTNIDFIPGTQEEEQPGVLGPPARRRRIQIQDEVLSDEEEEPPLAPGSPPPRGALPAEERLTRERGRLRRVSVLTSVGERLLEHCYEESRRAAATDQAMLTLIAQEGRKLRAVLRETNQILREGVEEVRLIRRLMERAVVVMERAYPPQIGPPPPPPTPTPPLPAPTPPTPSQNASTQTRRRTILGKRKIKPADKYSPS